A part of Actinomycetes bacterium genomic DNA contains:
- a CDS encoding phosphotransferase, translated as MRERELQPTTSQLRRLARAALDQQGVAVGRLRWMGEHSNHLFRCDTTTGERLVVRVCLPDGRSDAELDAELAWLAALARDTDLTVPAARFSTHVTIPDLPTGGRCLAFAWVQGRHCEARPSRRLVADLGRVLATLHAHARRFRPPAGFTRPALDIQHLAWAGSWYEAQLAQRRIDPAIRRLLEEVADRVQAALAELGSGPQAYGLVHADLHLGNVLDHHGQARPLDFDDAAWGHYALDLAITVDSVPEPLHPVLLGGYQAVQPLPPGYQEHAAALLAGRRLFLATFLLASGLPAAAHLDLLRAFTAS; from the coding sequence GTGAGGGAACGCGAGCTGCAACCCACGACCAGCCAGCTCCGGCGGCTGGCTCGTGCCGCGCTCGACCAGCAAGGCGTGGCGGTCGGTCGGCTGCGCTGGATGGGTGAGCACAGCAACCACCTGTTCCGCTGCGACACCACCACCGGCGAGCGGCTGGTGGTGCGGGTGTGTTTGCCCGACGGCCGCAGCGACGCCGAACTCGACGCCGAGCTGGCCTGGCTGGCCGCCCTTGCCCGCGACACCGACCTGACCGTCCCGGCGGCCCGCTTCAGCACCCACGTGACCATCCCCGACCTCCCGACCGGTGGGCGCTGCCTCGCCTTCGCGTGGGTCCAGGGCCGCCACTGCGAGGCCCGCCCGTCCCGCCGGCTGGTCGCCGACCTCGGCCGCGTACTGGCCACCCTGCACGCCCACGCCCGACGGTTCCGCCCGCCGGCCGGCTTCACCCGCCCAGCCCTGGACATTCAGCACCTCGCCTGGGCGGGCAGCTGGTATGAAGCCCAGCTCGCCCAACGGCGCATCGACCCGGCCATCCGGCGGCTGCTTGAGGAGGTGGCCGACCGGGTCCAGGCGGCGCTGGCCGAGCTCGGCAGCGGCCCGCAGGCCTACGGGCTGGTCCATGCCGACCTGCACCTGGGCAACGTCCTGGACCACCACGGCCAGGCCCGCCCGCTCGACTTCGACGACGCCGCCTGGGGCCACTACGCCCTGGACCTGGCGATCACCGTCGACAGCGTTCCCGAGCCACTGCATCCCGTCCTGCTGGGCGGCTACCAAGCAGTCCAGCCTCTGCCGCCCGGCTACCAGGAGCACGCGGCAGCGCTGCTGGCGGGCCGGCGGCTGTTCCTGGCCACCTTCCTGCTCGCCAGCGGGCTGCCGGCAGCGGCCCACCTGGACCTGCTGCGGGCCTTCACCGCAAGCTGA